One region of uncultured Methanolobus sp. genomic DNA includes:
- a CDS encoding methyltransferase cognate corrinoid protein: MSDQEMLDTLRDTVVTQNINGCAEATQAALDAGLSAVEIINNGLSPGMKIVGDKFEAAEIYLPQIMMSAKAMNAAMELLLPVLAEEKGADDEGVGLAVTYVQEGDIHDIGHRLVTTMLEANGFRIVDMGVDVPNETVTEEIAKHKGKKVLLVGSALMTTSMLGQKDTVSMLAEEGLRDSVKIMFGGAPVSDSWIAEIGADATAENAADAARVALSLMQ; this comes from the coding sequence ATGTCAGATCAGGAAATGTTAGACACACTTAGAGACACAGTCGTTACACAGAATATCAACGGTTGTGCAGAAGCTACCCAGGCAGCCCTTGATGCTGGCCTTAGTGCAGTTGAGATCATTAACAACGGTCTTTCCCCAGGAATGAAGATCGTCGGAGACAAGTTCGAAGCAGCAGAGATCTACCTCCCGCAGATCATGATGTCTGCAAAGGCAATGAACGCAGCAATGGAACTCTTACTCCCTGTACTTGCTGAAGAAAAAGGAGCAGATGACGAAGGTGTCGGTCTTGCTGTCACCTACGTACAGGAAGGAGATATTCACGATATCGGTCACCGTCTTGTAACGACAATGCTTGAAGCCAATGGCTTCAGAATAGTTGACATGGGTGTAGATGTACCAAATGAGACTGTCACAGAAGAAATTGCAAAACACAAGGGTAAGAAGGTACTGCTTGTGGGTTCAGCACTTATGACAACCTCAATGCTTGGACAGAAGGACACCGTTTCAATGCTTGCAGAAGAAGGTCTTAGAGACTCTGTTAAGATCATGTTCGGTGGAGCACCAGTATCTGACTCGTGGATCGCAGAGATCGGAGCAGACGCAACAGCAGAAAACGCAGCAGATGCAGCAAGAGTTGCACTCAGCCTTATGCAATAA
- a CDS encoding M18 family aminopeptidase — protein MDNSKDYISGFFGFMKKATTPVQTVDTIIERLNAEGFSKLDLSEKWTLSASGKYWLSPYPSMIVAFTIGSNESFTKGMKIIAAHTDNPAFRIKPNPEVNVEGMLTLNVECYGGPIFNTWFDRPLSIAGRIAVKSDEVLKPKVIHLDFQKPILTLPNLAIHMNPEVNKGTEIKVQKEMQPLLTQLIGDEVQNNYLLDLVAKEAGVNSEDILDLDLNVYCCEEGMLVGLKEEFISCPRIDDLSMVYATMEALVASENKAGINIAAFMDNEEIGSMTKQGADSVLLSSILEMIHVGIEGIEQKSGCQMKDYFVISADGAHGLHPNYEEKNDITSKPVMNKGIAIKISGSRSYASEVETIAAFQQLCDKAEVKYQKFVNHSDERGGRTLGPLLSKYLPVHAVDVGVPMLAMHSTRELMGKQDFLDSIEVFRTFFQLE, from the coding sequence ATGGATAATTCAAAGGATTACATCAGTGGTTTTTTTGGTTTTATGAAAAAGGCGACAACACCTGTTCAGACTGTGGATACTATAATAGAACGTCTGAATGCTGAAGGTTTTTCAAAACTGGATCTTAGTGAGAAATGGACTCTTTCAGCATCAGGGAAATACTGGCTTTCACCTTATCCTTCCATGATTGTCGCTTTTACCATTGGAAGCAATGAGTCTTTCACAAAAGGAATGAAGATCATTGCTGCACATACGGATAATCCTGCATTCAGGATCAAACCGAATCCGGAAGTGAACGTTGAGGGGATGCTGACACTTAATGTTGAGTGCTATGGGGGTCCGATTTTTAATACATGGTTTGATCGTCCTTTGTCAATTGCCGGCAGAATTGCTGTAAAGTCTGATGAAGTACTGAAACCGAAAGTGATCCATCTGGATTTCCAAAAGCCAATACTTACTCTTCCAAATCTTGCTATTCACATGAATCCGGAAGTCAATAAGGGTACGGAGATAAAAGTACAAAAGGAAATGCAACCCCTTCTGACCCAGTTGATCGGGGATGAGGTCCAAAATAATTATCTGCTTGATCTGGTTGCAAAGGAAGCCGGAGTAAATAGCGAAGATATTCTGGATTTGGATCTGAATGTCTATTGTTGTGAGGAAGGGATGCTGGTTGGCTTAAAAGAGGAATTCATATCCTGTCCGAGAATTGATGACCTGTCCATGGTGTATGCTACCATGGAAGCCCTTGTAGCTTCAGAAAACAAGGCCGGTATCAACATTGCTGCATTCATGGACAATGAAGAGATCGGATCAATGACAAAACAGGGTGCAGATTCGGTACTTTTGAGCAGTATCCTTGAAATGATCCATGTGGGAATTGAGGGAATAGAACAGAAATCAGGATGCCAGATGAAGGATTATTTCGTGATATCTGCCGATGGTGCACATGGTTTACATCCTAATTATGAAGAGAAGAACGATATTACCAGTAAGCCTGTGATGAACAAAGGAATAGCAATTAAGATAAGTGGCAGCCGTTCCTATGCTTCAGAAGTTGAGACAATTGCAGCCTTTCAGCAACTTTGCGATAAAGCAGAAGTTAAGTATCAGAAATTCGTGAACCACTCTGATGAAAGAGGAGGAAGAACCCTTGGTCCTCTTCTCAGTAAATATCTGCCTGTTCATGCAGTAGATGTTGGAGTGCCGATGCTGGCAATGCATTCAACCAGGGAACTCATGGGTAAACAGGATTTCCTTGATTCCATTGAGGTTTTCAGGACATTTTTCCAGTTGGAGTGA
- a CDS encoding transposase codes for MQTKLRTYEIIPNENICFPIGTILAVNWLYDTLDLSAVFGKHKKNGIDINSLLKALISYKLTDNFSISKAHDWINRDEVLDIFNLPEFCERTLYRVLETLGNNRETIISNIQDEIFARYDFEHTNVNMDWTSIFFHGDKSPLGMYGYSRDHRPDKKQITIGLAELANPINVPIGLTVEKGNLPDQKHFEKTYYQINNRMDQGSLVVFDKGAHSKGNIDLIREDEMHYLTARKLNKSDDKKIAVFWEASPELIDSENGIYGLKTIKPSSVNYMYFSEKLQKEQHDSKIRKVMRLLEEAKEIQKAISKNKKLPKKFRINNVLVDVTYSLQTKLMELDEQEAIKLLEEKIITGREGFFCLRSSQNLTLKEALLTYRKKDSIEKIIHSLKNEIEIKPLRVWTEASIYGAVIIGFIAQLFISLMRYEFNELRHKSTKFIKNSLLNLTVTVDFTDEQSKKYIYANFDGINSLILRQKWVKS; via the coding sequence ATGCAAACAAAACTAAGAACATATGAGATTATTCCTAATGAGAATATATGCTTTCCCATCGGAACTATTCTGGCTGTAAATTGGCTTTACGATACCCTTGATTTATCCGCTGTTTTTGGTAAACACAAAAAGAATGGTATTGATATCAACAGCCTACTGAAAGCACTTATAAGTTACAAGCTTACAGATAATTTCAGCATAAGTAAAGCTCACGATTGGATCAATCGTGATGAAGTGCTTGACATTTTCAATCTACCTGAATTTTGTGAAAGAACTCTCTACAGGGTTCTTGAAACCCTGGGAAATAATCGTGAAACGATTATTTCCAATATTCAGGATGAAATATTTGCCCGATACGATTTTGAACATACCAACGTAAACATGGACTGGACGAGCATTTTTTTCCATGGTGACAAATCTCCTCTTGGAATGTATGGATATAGCAGAGATCATCGACCAGACAAAAAACAGATAACAATAGGTCTTGCTGAACTTGCTAATCCTATAAATGTTCCCATAGGTCTTACAGTAGAGAAGGGAAATCTACCAGATCAAAAACATTTTGAGAAGACATATTACCAAATCAACAATAGAATGGACCAGGGTTCACTTGTCGTTTTTGATAAAGGAGCTCATAGCAAAGGGAACATTGACTTGATAAGGGAAGATGAGATGCATTACTTAACTGCAAGAAAACTCAATAAGAGTGATGATAAGAAAATTGCAGTATTCTGGGAAGCTTCTCCTGAACTTATCGATTCTGAAAATGGAATATATGGACTGAAAACCATTAAACCAAGCAGTGTTAATTACATGTATTTTTCAGAAAAGCTCCAGAAAGAACAACATGACTCTAAAATAAGAAAAGTTATGAGATTGTTGGAGGAAGCAAAGGAGATACAGAAAGCTATCAGCAAAAACAAGAAGCTTCCTAAAAAATTCAGAATCAACAATGTTCTTGTTGATGTCACTTATTCTTTGCAGACTAAACTGATGGAACTAGATGAACAGGAGGCTATCAAGCTTCTGGAAGAAAAGATAATTACAGGTAGAGAAGGATTTTTCTGCCTGAGATCAAGTCAGAATTTGACACTAAAAGAAGCTCTTCTAACATACAGAAAAAAAGACTCCATTGAAAAAATAATCCATTCCCTGAAGAACGAGATTGAAATTAAACCATTAAGAGTATGGACTGAGGCTTCCATTTATGGTGCAGTGATCATAGGATTCATTGCACAACTTTTCATATCGCTGATGCGATATGAGTTCAATGAACTCAGACATAAGTCTACAAAATTCATCAAAAATAGCTTATTGAATTTGACAGTAACCGTCGATTTTACGGATGAGCAATCAAAAAAGTACATTTACGCCAATTTTGATGGGATAAATTCACTGATTTTAAGGCAGAAATGGGTGAAATCGTAG
- a CDS encoding cytochrome ubiquinol oxidase subunit I, protein MLELLYLSRLQFAVTVAFHFLFVPLTLGLALLVAYMETVYYKTKNETWRKMADFWGRIFKINFAIGLVTGLAMTFQFGTNWGAYSEFMGDVFGPPLAVEALLAFFLEGTFFGAWIFLDRNRQKLKAFSMWMVALGTNISALWIITANGFMQNPVGYELLADGSKVIMTDFFALLTNSYVWYMLVHTLLASYLLTAFVMLGICSYHFLKKNDHEVFRKSFSIAIIIALATAILLPVLGHGYAQYVTEIQPAKGASMDAIWETGSSVPMYLIQVPDASTGSNSVELLGIPGLASFLYTGSFSGTITGLNQIPADEIPPVGMVFWNFRLMTVLGFLFIAQALVGLYLQRTGKLYKSDLYLKLMQWSIPLPFIAIIAGWNVAEVGRQPWIVYGLLKTESGISTVPTSEVLLSIVLITGFYAVLWAFEYYLIRKTVVNATGVD, encoded by the coding sequence ATGTTGGAATTGTTATATTTGAGCCGACTACAGTTTGCTGTAACTGTAGCGTTCCACTTCCTGTTTGTTCCACTAACACTGGGACTTGCACTATTAGTGGCTTATATGGAAACAGTCTATTATAAAACCAAAAACGAAACCTGGCGGAAGATGGCTGATTTCTGGGGAAGGATTTTCAAAATTAACTTTGCAATAGGCCTTGTTACGGGTCTTGCCATGACATTTCAGTTTGGTACTAACTGGGGTGCATATTCCGAATTCATGGGAGACGTCTTCGGACCGCCTTTAGCGGTAGAAGCATTACTGGCCTTCTTCCTTGAAGGTACATTCTTCGGTGCATGGATTTTCCTGGACCGCAACAGACAGAAACTGAAGGCTTTTTCCATGTGGATGGTCGCACTGGGTACGAATATATCTGCGCTATGGATTATCACAGCCAACGGTTTCATGCAGAATCCGGTAGGCTATGAACTTCTTGCTGACGGGAGCAAGGTAATCATGACAGATTTCTTTGCACTTCTCACCAATAGTTATGTTTGGTACATGCTGGTCCACACACTGCTTGCATCATATCTGCTTACTGCATTCGTAATGCTTGGAATCTGTTCCTATCATTTCCTCAAGAAAAATGACCATGAAGTATTCAGGAAATCATTCAGCATTGCAATAATAATTGCTCTTGCAACCGCAATTCTCCTGCCTGTTCTCGGTCATGGATATGCACAGTACGTCACTGAGATTCAGCCAGCCAAAGGTGCTTCAATGGATGCAATATGGGAAACCGGTTCATCGGTACCAATGTACCTGATACAGGTGCCCGATGCCAGTACAGGTTCTAACAGCGTAGAGCTACTTGGAATTCCGGGTCTTGCAAGCTTCCTGTACACCGGAAGTTTCAGCGGGACAATTACAGGCCTGAACCAGATCCCAGCAGATGAGATTCCGCCGGTTGGCATGGTGTTCTGGAATTTCAGGCTCATGACAGTACTTGGTTTCCTCTTCATAGCACAGGCACTTGTTGGTCTTTATCTCCAGAGAACAGGAAAGCTGTACAAGTCTGATCTTTATCTAAAGCTAATGCAGTGGTCCATTCCACTACCATTTATTGCAATAATTGCCGGATGGAATGTAGCTGAAGTTGGAAGGCAGCCATGGATTGTATATGGACTGCTTAAGACCGAAAGTGGTATTTCAACGGTTCCGACATCTGAAGTCCTTCTGAGTATCGTACTCATCACCGGATTCTATGCTGTCCTGTGGGCCTTTGAGTATTACCTGATCAGGAAGACAGTTGTCAATGCAACAGGAGTTGATTAA
- the cydB gene encoding cytochrome d ubiquinol oxidase subunit II, whose amino-acid sequence MLEFLTHDLLANIWFFLWCVIWGVYFIADSFSLGAGLITPFIASDKRQRIQIQKSVGPFWGGNEVWLILAAGGTFAAFPLVFSKMFTFLYLPMMLLLLGLIMRGISVEYLHKDESPKIQNILMWGWFTGSLVISLVLGVAFANFFKGLAIADGLVYQGTLLGLFSPYALIGGILFVLISVTSGALWIKIKAEGPIAEKAGDCAKKSSIAVMVLALVYLVYSFAGIDTFTVNYSATPAFYVFPALAVITAILAVVFATKAKTFLAFCCNLGVILFIVETGLASIYPYMLKSSIALEYGIDIYQGASSQLTLTVMLLGALVFVPLVIIYQLWAYTLFKEKIGETETVNY is encoded by the coding sequence ATGCTGGAATTCCTGACACATGATTTGCTTGCTAACATATGGTTCTTCCTCTGGTGTGTAATATGGGGAGTCTACTTCATAGCAGATTCCTTCTCTTTAGGAGCGGGTCTTATCACACCTTTCATCGCATCAGATAAGAGACAAAGAATTCAGATTCAGAAGTCAGTCGGTCCTTTCTGGGGCGGGAATGAAGTCTGGCTCATACTGGCTGCAGGTGGAACATTTGCCGCTTTCCCACTGGTATTCTCAAAGATGTTCACTTTCCTGTATCTTCCAATGATGCTCTTGCTCCTTGGACTTATAATGAGGGGAATCTCAGTAGAGTATCTCCACAAGGATGAAAGTCCGAAGATACAGAACATTCTCATGTGGGGATGGTTTACAGGAAGCCTTGTAATCTCGCTTGTACTAGGAGTTGCATTCGCAAACTTTTTCAAGGGACTTGCCATTGCTGACGGTCTGGTTTACCAGGGTACACTTCTTGGACTCTTCAGTCCGTATGCATTGATCGGAGGCATACTCTTTGTGCTTATCAGTGTAACATCAGGTGCCCTGTGGATTAAGATCAAGGCAGAAGGTCCAATTGCAGAAAAAGCAGGAGATTGCGCAAAGAAGAGCAGTATTGCAGTTATGGTGCTTGCACTTGTATATCTGGTATATTCCTTTGCAGGAATTGATACTTTCACAGTAAACTACTCTGCAACACCTGCATTCTATGTATTTCCGGCACTTGCAGTTATAACTGCTATCCTTGCAGTTGTATTCGCAACTAAGGCCAAGACATTCCTTGCCTTCTGCTGCAACCTTGGAGTAATCCTCTTTATCGTAGAGACCGGCCTTGCAAGCATATATCCGTACATGCTCAAGTCATCCATTGCACTTGAATATGGTATTGATATCTATCAGGGAGCTTCAAGCCAGCTTACTCTGACAGTAATGCTTCTGGGAGCACTTGTGTTCGTACCGCTGGTTATTATTTACCAGCTCTGGGCTTACACATTGTTCAAGGAAAAGATAGGAGAAACAGAAACGGTTAATTACTAA